Proteins encoded by one window of Salarias fasciatus chromosome 1, fSalaFa1.1, whole genome shotgun sequence:
- the fgf19 gene encoding fibroblast growth factor 19, with the protein MRLLLIAVSLANVLFAARGVCMPLSDPGPHITQGWGQVVRLRHLFATRSGLHLLISGDGQIRGSADQSVHSLLEIRPVDLGSVVFIGVATSHFLCMGGDGTLYSSLTYSPDDCTFREHILADGHSVYTSAAHGVLLSLGGLQQGQRGQRGQRGSHRGVPALAQFLPRINTLDQTSSPRPEAPSPPGAAQTDAPPDAMDSYGKLSQIIHSPSFHKR; encoded by the exons ATGAGACTGCTGCTGATCGCGGTTTCTCTTGCCAATGTACTGTTTGCAGCCAGAGGGGTGTGCATGCCCCTGTCAGACCCCGGCCCTCACATCACCCAAGGCTGGGGCCAGGTGGTCCGCCTCCGGCACCTGTTCGCCACCAGGTCCGGGCTGCACCTGCTGATCAGTGGGGACGGACAGATCCGGGGCTCGGCGGATCAGAGCGTGCACA GTCTGCTGGAGATTCGGCCCGTGGATCTGGGCTCCGTCGTCTTCATCGGGGTGGCAACCTCACACTTCCTGTGCATGGGGGGGGATGGCACGCTCTACTCATCG CTGACGTACAGCCCCGACGACTGCACCTTCAGGGAACACATCCTGGCCGACGGACACAGCGTCTACACGTCTGCCGCCCACGGGGTCCTGCTCAGCCTGGGGGGCCTCCAGCAAGGCCAGCGGGGCCAGCGGGGCCAGCGGGGCTCGCACCGAGGGGTGCCAGCTCTGGCTCAGTTCCTCCCCAGGATCAACACCCTGGATCAGACCTCGTCTCCACGACCCGAAGCCCCCTCGCCGCCCGGCGCCGCACAGACCGACGCGCCGCCGGACGCCATGGACTCCTACGGGAAACTGTCTCAGATCATTCACAGCCCCAGTTTCCACAAGAGATGA